From the Candidatus Saccharimonadales bacterium genome, one window contains:
- a CDS encoding ATP-binding protein yields PWLPGYFGQVSFDSAGYHFSPGPLSIALQLYALIYTTATIAYLFAKINRVEREYKNQIRFMVYGIVVAFIANLLVNFTFLRLGLDRYSVIVGVPSFLLMSLAIGYAMIKHHLFDIRPLAARSLAYSMLLVTLGSLYGAAIFGVSRLFFSGNQINSYQQLTYTVLAILLAFTFQPLRRFFEHLTNNIFFRDRYVTEEVLNELGEVILSEIILTKLLKSTLTQLCHRLRITSGHFIILHEGRIYNLADFGPPLRTNLTMEMVRTLGQPIVSADQIENGHGRQLLRQLNARLSVLLRTKGQFVGFLMLGDKLSGEIYSDQDIELLKILSSQLAVAISNAIAYEQVSSFNETLKDRITSATARLRVANHHLKELDQAKDEFISMASHQLRTPLTTIKGYISMMLEGDAEPLQTRQRKFAEMAFESTQRMVYVIADLLNVSRLNAGRFILNPEPTDLAQLVRDETRLLANHAESKGVKLVVLAPKNLPKLDVDAGKIRQVIINFVDNAIYYTERGSVTVTLARAGSAVRLSVMDTGIGVPDNAKDHLFGKFYRAENARNLRPDGTGLGLYLAKKIIQAEGGRILFESTEGQGSLFGFEIPLGKTEPVETHHLSRKSPPVAKP; encoded by the coding sequence CCCTGGCTTCCGGGCTACTTTGGCCAAGTTAGTTTTGATAGCGCCGGCTATCACTTTTCTCCCGGGCCACTCTCAATCGCCCTGCAACTCTATGCCTTAATCTACACGACTGCTACCATTGCCTATCTGTTTGCCAAAATTAATCGAGTCGAGCGCGAATACAAAAACCAAATCCGCTTCATGGTTTATGGCATCGTCGTGGCTTTCATTGCCAATTTGCTAGTTAATTTTACTTTCCTGCGGCTGGGCTTGGATCGCTACAGCGTCATCGTCGGTGTACCGTCGTTTTTACTTATGTCGCTAGCCATCGGCTATGCCATGATCAAACATCATCTCTTCGACATCCGGCCCTTAGCCGCCAGATCCCTAGCCTACTCGATGCTACTGGTCACATTGGGTAGCCTGTACGGTGCTGCCATTTTCGGTGTTTCGCGCCTGTTCTTTAGCGGTAATCAGATTAATAGTTACCAGCAGTTGACCTACACCGTGCTGGCGATATTGCTGGCCTTTACCTTCCAACCGCTGAGACGGTTCTTTGAGCATTTAACCAATAATATTTTCTTTCGGGATCGCTATGTGACCGAAGAAGTTTTAAACGAATTGGGCGAAGTTATTTTATCCGAAATCATTCTAACCAAATTGCTCAAATCCACTCTGACCCAGCTCTGCCACAGGCTTAGGATCACCAGCGGCCACTTTATTATTTTGCACGAGGGTCGGATTTACAATTTGGCCGATTTCGGACCGCCACTGCGCACTAACCTAACGATGGAAATGGTCAGGACCTTAGGCCAGCCAATTGTTTCAGCCGATCAGATTGAGAATGGACATGGTCGCCAACTCTTACGACAATTAAATGCCCGCTTAAGTGTGTTGCTTCGAACCAAAGGCCAGTTCGTCGGCTTTTTGATGTTAGGCGATAAATTGAGCGGCGAAATATATTCCGATCAAGACATAGAATTACTAAAGATTCTATCGTCTCAGCTGGCCGTCGCCATTAGTAATGCCATAGCCTACGAACAAGTCTCAAGTTTTAACGAAACCCTCAAAGACCGAATTACCAGTGCCACGGCCCGTTTGCGAGTAGCCAACCATCACTTAAAAGAACTCGATCAAGCCAAAGACGAATTCATCAGCATGGCCTCCCACCAACTGCGGACTCCGCTGACCACCATCAAAGGCTATATTTCGATGATGCTGGAGGGCGACGCCGAACCACTCCAAACTCGCCAGCGTAAGTTTGCCGAAATGGCCTTTGAGAGCACTCAGCGGATGGTTTATGTCATAGCCGATCTATTGAATGTTTCACGCCTGAATGCCGGCCGCTTCATCTTGAACCCAGAGCCAACCGACTTAGCTCAACTGGTTCGCGATGAAACTCGCTTGCTAGCCAACCACGCTGAATCCAAGGGCGTCAAACTAGTGGTTTTAGCGCCCAAAAATCTGCCCAAGCTCGACGTTGACGCCGGCAAAATCCGCCAAGTCATCATCAACTTCGTCGACAACGCCATTTATTACACTGAGCGGGGCAGCGTCACTGTGACGCTAGCTCGGGCTGGTTCCGCAGTGCGCTTAAGCGTCATGGACACCGGTATTGGAGTACCGGATAATGCCAAGGATCACTTGTTTGGTAAATTCTATCGGGCCGAAAACGCTAGGAATCTACGACCAGACGGAACTGGTTTGGGTCTGTACCTAGCCAAAAAGATCATTCAAGCCGAAGGTGGC